The proteins below come from a single Notamacropus eugenii isolate mMacEug1 chromosome 7, mMacEug1.pri_v2, whole genome shotgun sequence genomic window:
- the ELL3 gene encoding RNA polymerase II elongation factor ELL3, which translates to MAGPQEVLNGKLRLSFTPGPRTSLLLLRLNDSALRALQDCQRIQGQPVIAFQGNRGYLRLPGPGCSCLFSFIVSQCGADGPRGGLDLVRHRLGRSGPGMFRCLGPLRERITICSAVHSVPVSSSPQGHQQGEGARETGSQKGSGLDTGSQSQLLVGEVLDPLENSQEGQPIPGSSRDHLAQWLLRDQNSHPTKGPDQRTFSSSQRHLNMKRHPSPDIPEPEDKRPRGPSSPQEPPSHDSQEEGEEWEKDDSSPRREHSSLAQAGPESLLPGETPDYFLQYGAIHSTEQCRVYEQDFEADYAEYRALHARVAAVSRRFMQLGMEIKRVQRGTPEHKVLEDKIVQEYRKFRKRCPGYKEERQRCEYLHKKLSHIKSLILEFEKNGDS; encoded by the exons ATGGCGGGGCCACAGGAGGTTCTGAACGGGAAGCTGCGTCTCTCTTTTACTCCTGGTCCTCGAACCAGCCTCCTACTCCTCCGACTCAACGACTCGGCTTTGCGTGCGCTGCAGGACTGTCAGCGGATACAG GGGCAGCCTGTGATCGCCTTCCAGGGCAACCGAGGG TACCTTCGACTTCCTGGCCCTGGCTGTTCCTGCCTCTTCTCTTTCATTGTGTCCCAATGTGGAGCAGATGGTCCAAGAGGTGGACTGGATCTTGTACGCCACCGCTTGGGCAG GTCTGGACCAGGCATGTTTCGGTGCCTAGGTCCGCTTCGAGAGAGGATTACTATCTGCTCTGCTGTACATTCTGTACCAGTATCATCATCACCTCAGGGACATCAGCAGGGTGAAGGTGCCAGGGAAACAGGGAGCCAAAAGGGTAGTGGATTGGATACAGGATCACAATCCCAGCTACTGGTAGGAGAG GTGCTGGATCCCCTGGAGAACAGTCAAGAGGGACAGCCTATTCCAGGATCCTCAAGAGACCATCTTGCACAGTGGCTACTGAG GGACCAGAACTCCCACCCCACAAAGGGGCCAGATCAGAGAACCTTCTCCTCCAGCCAGAGGCACTTGAACATG AAGCGACACCCCTCCCCAGACATACCAGAACCAGAAGACAAGAGGCCCAGAGGTCCAAGTTCCCCACAGGAGCCTCCCAGTCATGATTCacaagaagagggagaagagtggGAGAAGGATGATTCAAGTCCCAGAAGGGAACACAGCTCCTTAGCACAAGCAG GCCCAGAGTCACTGCTTCCTGGGGAAACACCAGACTATTTCCT GCAGTATGGAGCCATCCATAGTACTGAACAATGTCGTGTCTATGAGCAAGATTTTGAAGCGGATTATGCAGAATATCGGGCCCTACACGCACGTGTTGCGGCTGTGAGCCGCAGGTTCATGCAATTGGGCATGGAGATTAAGAGAGTACAACGAGGCACTCCTGAACACAAG GTGCTGGAAGATAAGATAGTTCAAGAGTACAGAAAGTTCAGGAAG CGGTGTCCAGGTTACAAGGAAGAAAGACAGCGCTGTGAGTACCTGCATAAGAAGCTGTCACACATCAAAAGCCTCATTCTGGAGTTTGAGAAGAACGGAGACAGCTGA